One window from the genome of Thermus sediminis encodes:
- a CDS encoding dipeptidase produces MKALEPLLEWLSIPSVSTDPARREEVRRAALWLEERLKALGFRTELHDTPLHPILYAERLVREGAPTVLVYGHYDVQPPDPLELWESPPFSPAVREGRVYARGASDDKGQLFAHVAALEGLEAEVNVKFLVEGEEEIGSPNLLPFVRAHREKLLADVALISDGAMFAPGVPTLTYGLRGLCYLEVRLQGAKRDLHSGAFGGVAPNPIQALGWILARLKDERTGKILIPGFYERVQPVPEEEKALWPKLSEEALKGELGVEVLPGEEGFSPLERLWARPTLDPNGVFGGYQGEGSKTVIPMEAGLKLSMRLVPDQDPEEVAQLAEAYLKEVCPPGYRLRVQRLHGGRPVLTDPHSPPMRLMAQALEEVWGRPPVYTREGGTIPVVAELKEALSAPIVLLGLGLPDDNLHAPNEKLDLVNLERGIAVIRRFYELLGAGRV; encoded by the coding sequence GTGAAGGCGCTAGAGCCCCTTTTGGAATGGCTTTCCATCCCCTCGGTCTCCACCGACCCCGCCCGCAGGGAGGAGGTGCGCCGGGCGGCCCTCTGGCTTGAGGAGAGGCTAAAGGCCCTGGGCTTTCGCACCGAGCTCCACGACACCCCCCTCCACCCCATCCTCTACGCCGAGCGCCTGGTGCGGGAGGGGGCCCCCACGGTTCTGGTCTACGGCCACTACGATGTCCAGCCCCCAGACCCCCTGGAGCTCTGGGAAAGCCCCCCCTTTTCCCCCGCGGTGCGGGAGGGGAGGGTTTACGCCCGGGGGGCCTCGGACGACAAGGGGCAGCTCTTTGCCCACGTGGCGGCCCTGGAGGGCCTCGAGGCCGAGGTCAACGTGAAGTTCCTGGTGGAAGGGGAGGAGGAGATCGGAAGCCCCAACCTCCTCCCCTTCGTGCGAGCCCATCGGGAGAAGCTCCTGGCGGATGTGGCCCTCATCTCCGACGGGGCCATGTTCGCCCCCGGGGTTCCCACGCTCACCTATGGCCTCCGGGGCCTCTGCTACCTGGAGGTGCGCCTCCAAGGGGCTAAGCGGGACCTCCACTCCGGGGCCTTCGGCGGCGTGGCCCCCAATCCCATCCAGGCCCTGGGGTGGATCCTGGCCCGCCTCAAGGACGAGAGGACGGGGAAGATCCTCATCCCCGGTTTCTACGAGAGGGTCCAGCCCGTCCCCGAGGAGGAGAAGGCCCTCTGGCCCAAGCTTAGCGAGGAGGCCCTGAAGGGGGAGCTCGGGGTGGAGGTCCTTCCGGGGGAGGAGGGATTTAGCCCCCTAGAGCGGCTCTGGGCCCGGCCCACCCTGGACCCCAATGGCGTCTTTGGCGGCTACCAGGGGGAGGGCTCCAAGACGGTGATCCCCATGGAGGCCGGCCTGAAGCTCTCCATGCGCCTGGTCCCCGACCAGGACCCGGAGGAGGTGGCCCAGTTGGCGGAGGCCTACCTGAAGGAGGTCTGCCCCCCCGGTTACCGCCTTCGGGTCCAGAGGCTCCACGGGGGGAGGCCCGTCCTCACCGATCCCCATAGCCCCCCCATGCGCCTCATGGCCCAGGCCCTGGAAGAGGTCTGGGGCCGCCCGCCCGTCTACACCCGGGAGGGGGGGACGATCCCGGTGGTGGCGGAGCTCAAGGAGGCCCTTTCCGCCCCCATCGTCCTCCTGGGCCTGGGCCTTCCCGACGACAACCTCCACGCCCCCAACGAGAAGCTGGACCTCGTCAACCTGGAGAGGGGGATCGCCGTCATCCG